The segment CGCCGTTGGTGTCGGCCTGCCAGAAGTCGAGCAGGGCGCCGGCTATCGGCCGGCAGGCGAGCCCGAAGACATAGCCGCTGACGGTCAGCCGGACACCCACGGTGCCGGACTCCAACAGGCTTGTCCGCAGCGGGGAGTTGGGCTTGAAGTAGGGGCCTTCGGTCTGCTGCGGGGTGGGGTCGTCGCCGTCGTCGCACTCCGGCGTGAGCGCGGGTGCCGCCTCGCCGGCGGTAAGGGTGCGGGCGAGTGCCGGTACGCCCATGAGGACCGCGGGCGCCGCCATTCCGGCCGCGAGCGCGGCCCGCAGTACCGCCTTGCGGGTGATGTGCCCGGTCGTGGTCTCGTTCTCCATGCCTGCCTGCTCCTCGTGTGGGGGGGGGGCTGGGGGGATCGGCATTGAACCTAGGCGGACCGGGCGCCGCCTTCGATGGACTCATCGCGGCGGTCGTGGTGTTTGTCGTGGTGCTTCCGGAAGTCCCCCGGGCTCCGGCCCGTCTCGCGGCGGAAGAAGCGGCAGAAGTACGCGGGGTCGTCGAATCCGACACGGGCCGCCACCTGACGGATCGACAATCCCGTTCCCACCAGCAGGCGTTGGGCCTCCCGGGCGCGGGCCTCACGCAGCAGGGCGCCGGGGGTTCTGCCGGTGGCGGCCCTGACGGCCTCGGCGAGATAGCCCGGGGTGACTCCGATGAACTCGGCGCACTCCCGTACGGTCCTGCCCTCCGCTCCGGTACGGGCGAGCAGCCCGGCGAACTCCTCGGCGACGGCCGCGGGCCTGCCGGGCGGCGGCGCGTGGGTGCCGGGGCCGCCGAGCCGGGCCGTACGGATCAGGAGGACGTGCAGCAGGGAACGCAGGACGGTCGCGAAGCCGTCGGCGCCGTGCCCGTACTCCTCGATGAGTTCGGCCATCAGACGGCCGGTTCGCGCGTGTGTGGGCCCGTCGAGGGTGAGCCAGGGGTGTTCGCCGAGGCGGCGCAGGAGGTCCCGGTCGCCGGGGTGGTCGAGGAGGAAGTCCTCGGTGAAGAGGACGACGCTGCCGTCGAGGCCGTGGGCGTCCTCCCAGTGGTGCAGCTGTCCGGGGAGGATCAGGCCCAGGTGGGGCGGGTGGAGTGCCCAGCGGGCGAGGTCCACGACATGGGTGCCGGTGCCGGCGGTGACGTGGACGATCTCGTAGAAGGTGTGCCGGTGCGGGAAGGCCGCGCGGGACATGGCGCCGATGGTGTCGAAGGTCCCGGCGGCGAAGGGGACTTGGTCGGGGAGCCGGACCTGCAGGCGGTGCATGGGCGGGTCGCCGGCTCTGGGGGCGGTGCACGGGGTCCCTGGTAAGGCGGTCGTGCCGCTCATGGTGCGGCTCCCCTCTCCTCGACTGGTACGGGCGACTGGTACAGACCATTGGGATGGCTCACACGATGGCACGGACACCTCCGGCGGGTCACCCCCGCGTACGCCGAAGGGCCCGGCTCGCCCCCGAGCCGGGCCCTTCTCGCGTACGGCCGGAGCTACCGGACGAACACGCTCGCCTGGTTCGCCAGGTCCAGGAAGTACTGCGGCGCCAGGCCCAGGACCAGCGTGACCGCCACACCCGCCGTGATCGTGACCGTCGTCAGGGCCGAGGGCACGGCGACCGTGGGGCCGTCCGCCTTCGGCTCGCTGAAGAACATGAGCACGATCACCCGGATGTAGAAGAACGCGGCGATCGCCGAGGAGATCACACCGACCACGACGAGCGCGCCCGCGCCGCCCTCCGCCGCCGCCTTGAAGACCGCGAACTTGCCCGAGAACCCGGAGGTCAGCGGGATGCCGGCGAAGGCGAGCAGGAAGACCGCGAAGACCGCCGCGACGAGCGGCGAACGTCGTCCGAGCCCGGCCCACTTGGAGAGGTGGGTGGCCTCGCCGCCCGCGTCCCTGACCAGGGTGACGACGGCGAAGGCGCCGATCGTCACGAAGGAGTAGGCGCCCAGGTAGAAGAGGACGGACGAGATCCCGCTGGGCGTGGCCGCGATGACACCGGCGAGAAGGAAGCCCGCGTGCGCGATCGACGAGTACGCGAGGAGCCGCTTGATGTCGGTCTGGGTGATGGCGACGATCGCACCGCCCAGCATGGTGACGATGGCGACGCCCCACATGACCGGCCGCCAGTCCCAGGTGAGGCCCGGCAGCACCACGTACAGCAGGCGGAGCATCGCGCCGAACGCGGCGACCTTGGTCGCGGCGGCCATGAAGCCGGTGACCGGGGTCGGGGCGCCCTGGTAGACGTCCGGGGTCCACATGTGGAACGGCACGGCGCCGACCTTGAAGAGGAGCCCGGCGAGGACCATGGCGAAGCCGATGAGCAGCAGCGCGTCGTTGCCCATGGTGTCGGCGAGCGCCGGGTTCACGGAGCCGATCGAGCCGTCGACGACCTGGGCGATGGTGGCGTACGAGACGGAGCCCGCGTAGCCGTAGAGCAGGGCGATCCCGAAGAGCAGGAAGGCCGAGGAGAAGGCGCCGAGCAGGAAGTACTTGACGGCCGCCTCCTGCGACATCAGCCGCTTGCGGCGGGCGACGGCGCAGAGCAGGTACAGCGGGAGGGAGAAGACCTCCAGGGCGACGAAGAGCGTCAGGAGGTCGTTGGCGGCCGGGAAGACGAGCATGCCGGCGATGGCGAAGAGGGCGAGCGGGAAGACCTCGGTGGTGGTGAACCCGGCCTTGATCGCGGCCTTCTCGTGGTCGCTGCCGGGTACGGCGGCGGCCTCGGCGGCGAAGGAGTCGACCTTGTGGCCGTGGTCGGCCGGGTCGAGCCTGCGCTCGGCGAAGGTGAAGATCGCGACGACGGAGGCGAGGAGAATGGTGCCCTGGAGGAAGAGGGCGGGTCCGTCGACGGCGATGGCACCCATGGCCGCGATGTGGGCCTTGGTGGAGCCGTACCCGCCGGCCGCGAGGCCGACGATGGCGGCGAAGGCGGCGACGAGTGCCACGACGCTGAGGAAGAGCTGGCTGTGGTAGCGGGCCTTGCGGGGCGCGAAGGCCTCGACGAGGACGCTGATGATCGCGGCGCCGAGCACGATGAGTACGGGCGAGAGCTGGACGTACTCGATGTGGGGTGCCGGGATCTTGTCCAGCGGTTCGGCAGCGGTCGTCCACAGGCTGTGGACAGAGGATGCGACGGCTGAGGTGCTCACTTGGCCGCCTCCACTTCGGGGGTGGGGTCCTTCTGCTGGACGTCGGACATGGTGTGCTGCACGGCCGGGTTGACGACGTCCGTCAGCGGCTTCGGGAAGACCCCGAGGAAGATCAGGACGGCGATCAGCGGGACGACCACCGCGAGCTCACGCACCCGCAGGTCGGGCAGCTCCCGCACCTCCTCCTTCACCGGCCCGGTCATCGTCCGCTGATACAGGACGAGGGTGTAGAGCGCGGCGAGGACGATGCCGGTGGTGGCGATGACGCCGGCCACCGGGTACCGGGCGTACGTCCCGACCAGGACGAGGAACTCGCTGACGAACGGGGCGAGTCCGGGCAGCGACAGGGTCGCGAGACCGCCGATCAGGAAGGTGCCGGCGAGGACGGGGGCGACCTTCTGCACACCGCCGTAGTCGGCGATGAGCCGCGAGCCGCGCCGGGAGATCAGGAAGCCGGCGACGAGCATCAGGGCGGCCGTCGAGATGCCGTGGTTGACCATGTAGAGCGTGGCACCGGACTGGCCCTGGGTGGTCATCGCGAAGATGCCCAGGATGATGAAGCCGAAGTGCGAGATCGACGCGTAGGCGACCAGACGCTTGATGTCCCGCTGGCCGACGGCGAGCAGCGCCCCGTAGACGATGCTGATGAGGGCGAGGACGACGATCGCCGGGGTGGCCCACTTGCTGGCCTCGGGGAAGAGTCCGAGGCAGAAGCGGAGCATCGCGAAGGTGCCGACCTTGTCGACGACGGCGGTGATGAGGACGGCGACCGGGGCGGTCGCCTCCCCCATCGCGTTCGGCAGCCAGGTGTGCAGCGGCCAGAGCGGCGCCTTCACCGCGAAGGCGAAGAAGAAGCCGAGGAACAGCCACCGTTCGGTGCTGGTCGCCATCTCCAGGGAGCCGTTGGCGCGCGCCTCGGCGATCTCGGTGAGCGAGAAGTTCCCCGCGACCACGTAGAGCCCGATGACGGCGGCCAGCATGATGAGGCCGCCGACCAGGTTGTAGAGGAGGAACTTGACGGCCGCGTACGAGCGCTGGGCCGCCGCGTTCTCGTCGGAGCCCGTGTGGGCGCGGTCGCCGAAGCCGCCGATGAGGAAGTACATCGGGATGAGCATGGCTTCGAACAGGATGTAGAAGAGGAAGACGTCGGTGGCCTCGAAGGAGAGGATCACCATCGCCTCGACCATGAGGATCAGGGCGAAGAAGCCCTGGGTGGGCCGCCACCGCTTGGAGGAGGTCTCCAGAGGGTCGGCGTCGTGCCAGCCGGCCAGGATGATGAACGGGATCAGCAGGGCGGTCAGCGCGATGAGCGCCACCCCGATGCCGTCGACCCCGAGCTCGTAGCGGACGCCGAAGTCCTTGATCCAGGAGTGCGATTCGGTGAGCTGGTACCGCTCGCCGCCGGGCTCGAACCGTACGAAGACGACGGCGGCGAGCACGAGCGTGGCGAGCGAGACCAGCAGCGCCAGCCATTTGGCGGCGGTGCGGCGGGCCGCGGGGACGGCGGCGGTGAGGATCGCACCGACCGCCGGAACCGCTGCCGTCACCGTAAGGAGCGGGAAGGACATGGAAGTTACACCGCCCTCATCAGCAGGGTCGCGGCGATCAGCACCGCCGTACCTCCGAACATGGAGACCGCGTACGAGCGGGCGTAGCCGTTCTGGAGCTTGCGCAGCCGGCCGGAGAGTCCGCCGACGGAGGCCGCGGTGCCGTTGACCACGCCGTCGACCAGGGAGTGGTCGACGTAGACGAGCGAGCGGGTCAGGTGGGTGCCGCCGCGGACGAAGACGGCGTGGTTGAAGTCGTCCTGGAGGAGGTCGCGGCGGGCGGCCCGGGTGAGCAGCGAGCCGCGCGGGGCGACGACCGGGACGGGCCTGCGCCCGTACTGGAGGTAGGCGAGGCCGACTCCGACGACCATGACGGCGACGGTGGCGGTGGTGATCGCCCCGGCGCTGATCGGCGGGTGGCCGTGCTCGAAGTTGGTGACGGGCTCCAGCCAGTTCACGAACCGGTCGCCGATGCTGAAGAACCCGCCCGCGAAGACCGACCCGAAGGCCAGCAGGATCATCGGGATCGTCATGGACCGGGGCGACTCGTGCGGGTGCGGCTGCTCGCCCTTCTCGTCGGCCTGCCAGCGCTTCTCGCCGAAGAAGGTCATGAGCATCACGCGGGTCATGTAGTACGCGGTGATGGCCGCGCCGAGCAGGGTGACCGCGCCGAGGATCCAGCCCTCGGTGCCGCCCTTGGCGAAGGCCGCCTCGATGATCTTGTCCTTGGAGAAGAAGCCGGACAGGCCGGGGAAGCCGATGATCGCGAGGTAGCCGAGGCCGAAGGTGACGAAGGTGACCGGCATGTACTTCCGCAGGCCGCCGTACTTCCGCATGTCGACCTCGTCGTTCATGCCGTGCATGACCGAACCGGCGCCGAGGAAGAGACCTGCCTTGAAGAAGCCGTGGGTCACCAGGTGCATGATCGCGAAGACGTAGCCGATGGGGCCGAGGCCGGCGGCCAGGATCATGTAGCCGATCTGCGACATCGTCGAGCCGGCGAGGGCCTTCTTGATGTCGTCCTTCGCGCAACCGACGATCGCACCGAAGAGGAGCGTGACGGCGCCGACCACGGTGACGACGAGTTGGGCGTCCGGGGCGGCGTTGAAGATGTCGGCGGAGCGGACGATCAGATAGACACCGGCGGTCACCATCGTGGCCGCGTGGATGAGGGCCGAGACCGGGGTCGGGCCCTCCATCGCGTCCCCGAGCCAGGACTGCAGCGGCACCTGGGCCGACTTGCCGCAGGCGGCGAGGAGCAGCATCAGACCGATCGCGGTCAGCTTGCCCTCGCTGGTCTCGCCGGTCGCTCCGAACACCGGCCCGAAGGCGAAGGTGCCGAAGGTGGTGAACATGATCATGATGGCGATGGAGAGGCCCATGTCGCCGACCCGGTTGACCAGGAAGGCCTTCTTCGCGGCGGTGGCCGCGGTGGGCTTGTGCTGCCAGAAGCCGATCAGGAGGTACGAGGCGAGGCCGACGCCCTCCCAGCCGAAGTACAGGAGCAGGTAGTTGTCGGCGAGGACGAGCAGCAGCATCGCCGCGACGAACAGGTTGAGGTAGCCGAAGAAGCGGCGGCGGCGCTCGTCGTGCTCCATGTATCCGATGGAGTAGACGTGGATGAGCGTGCCGACCCCGCTGATCAGCAGGACGAAGGTCATCGACAGCTGGTCGAGCTGGAAGGCGATGTCCGCCTGGAAGCCCTCGACGGGGATCCAGGTGTAGAGCCGCTGGTACATGGTCCGGTCGTCGGCGCTCTTGCCGAGCATGTCGGCGAAGAGTGCCAGGCCGATGGCGAAGGAGGCGCCCGCGAGGAGCGTGCCGATCCAGTGCCCGACCTTGTCGAGCCGCCGCCCGCCGCAGAGCAGGACGACTGCTCCCAGCAGAGGCGCCGCGATGAGCAGCGCAATCAGATTGTCCACAGTTCCGGCCCCTTACAGCTTCATCAGGCTGGCGTCGTCGACCGAGGCCGAGTGGCGGGCACGGAAGACGGACACGATGATCGCGAGCCCGACGACGACCTCCGCGGCGGCGACGACCATCGTGAAGAAGGCGATGATCTGGCCGTCGAGGTTTCCGTGCATGCGGGAGAAGGTGACGAACGCGAGGTTGCAGGCGTTGAGCATCAGCTCGACGCACATGAAGACCACGATCGCGTTGCGCCGGATCAGCACCCCGACCGCACCGATGGTGAACAGCAGGGCGGCGAGGTACAGGTAGTTGACGGGGTTCACCGGGTGGCCTCCTCTTCGTCCCGGTCCCGGCCGAGGCGCTCCTCGGAGCGCTGCTCCAGGGCCTTGAGGTCGGCGATCGCCTCGGTGGACACGTCCCGGATCTGGCCCCGCTTGCGCAGGGTCTGCATGACGGTGAGCTCCGCCGGGGTGCCGTCGGGCAGCAGACCGGCGATGTCCACGGCGTTGTGCCGGGCGTAGACGCCGGGTGCGGGCAGCGGCGGCACGTGCGTGCCCGCGCGTACGCGCTGCTCGGAGAGTTCGCGCTGGGTGGCGGCCCGCTCGGTGCGCTCGCGGTGGGTGAGCACCATCGCGCCGACGGCGGCGGTGATGAGGAGTGCG is part of the Streptomyces sp. NBC_00250 genome and harbors:
- a CDS encoding AraC family transcriptional regulator is translated as MSGTTALPGTPCTAPRAGDPPMHRLQVRLPDQVPFAAGTFDTIGAMSRAAFPHRHTFYEIVHVTAGTGTHVVDLARWALHPPHLGLILPGQLHHWEDAHGLDGSVVLFTEDFLLDHPGDRDLLRRLGEHPWLTLDGPTHARTGRLMAELIEEYGHGADGFATVLRSLLHVLLIRTARLGGPGTHAPPPGRPAAVAEEFAGLLARTGAEGRTVRECAEFIGVTPGYLAEAVRAATGRTPGALLREARAREAQRLLVGTGLSIRQVAARVGFDDPAYFCRFFRRETGRSPGDFRKHHDKHHDRRDESIEGGARSA
- the nuoN gene encoding NADH-quinone oxidoreductase subunit NuoN — encoded protein: MSTSAVASSVHSLWTTAAEPLDKIPAPHIEYVQLSPVLIVLGAAIISVLVEAFAPRKARYHSQLFLSVVALVAAFAAIVGLAAGGYGSTKAHIAAMGAIAVDGPALFLQGTILLASVVAIFTFAERRLDPADHGHKVDSFAAEAAAVPGSDHEKAAIKAGFTTTEVFPLALFAIAGMLVFPAANDLLTLFVALEVFSLPLYLLCAVARRKRLMSQEAAVKYFLLGAFSSAFLLFGIALLYGYAGSVSYATIAQVVDGSIGSVNPALADTMGNDALLLIGFAMVLAGLLFKVGAVPFHMWTPDVYQGAPTPVTGFMAAATKVAAFGAMLRLLYVVLPGLTWDWRPVMWGVAIVTMLGGAIVAITQTDIKRLLAYSSIAHAGFLLAGVIAATPSGISSVLFYLGAYSFVTIGAFAVVTLVRDAGGEATHLSKWAGLGRRSPLVAAVFAVFLLAFAGIPLTSGFSGKFAVFKAAAEGGAGALVVVGVISSAIAAFFYIRVIVLMFFSEPKADGPTVAVPSALTTVTITAGVAVTLVLGLAPQYFLDLANQASVFVR
- a CDS encoding NADH-quinone oxidoreductase subunit M; the encoded protein is MSFPLLTVTAAVPAVGAILTAAVPAARRTAAKWLALLVSLATLVLAAVVFVRFEPGGERYQLTESHSWIKDFGVRYELGVDGIGVALIALTALLIPFIILAGWHDADPLETSSKRWRPTQGFFALILMVEAMVILSFEATDVFLFYILFEAMLIPMYFLIGGFGDRAHTGSDENAAAQRSYAAVKFLLYNLVGGLIMLAAVIGLYVVAGNFSLTEIAEARANGSLEMATSTERWLFLGFFFAFAVKAPLWPLHTWLPNAMGEATAPVAVLITAVVDKVGTFAMLRFCLGLFPEASKWATPAIVVLALISIVYGALLAVGQRDIKRLVAYASISHFGFIILGIFAMTTQGQSGATLYMVNHGISTAALMLVAGFLISRRGSRLIADYGGVQKVAPVLAGTFLIGGLATLSLPGLAPFVSEFLVLVGTYARYPVAGVIATTGIVLAALYTLVLYQRTMTGPVKEEVRELPDLRVRELAVVVPLIAVLIFLGVFPKPLTDVVNPAVQHTMSDVQQKDPTPEVEAAK
- the nuoL gene encoding NADH-quinone oxidoreductase subunit L, which translates into the protein MDNLIALLIAAPLLGAVVLLCGGRRLDKVGHWIGTLLAGASFAIGLALFADMLGKSADDRTMYQRLYTWIPVEGFQADIAFQLDQLSMTFVLLISGVGTLIHVYSIGYMEHDERRRRFFGYLNLFVAAMLLLVLADNYLLLYFGWEGVGLASYLLIGFWQHKPTAATAAKKAFLVNRVGDMGLSIAIMIMFTTFGTFAFGPVFGATGETSEGKLTAIGLMLLLAACGKSAQVPLQSWLGDAMEGPTPVSALIHAATMVTAGVYLIVRSADIFNAAPDAQLVVTVVGAVTLLFGAIVGCAKDDIKKALAGSTMSQIGYMILAAGLGPIGYVFAIMHLVTHGFFKAGLFLGAGSVMHGMNDEVDMRKYGGLRKYMPVTFVTFGLGYLAIIGFPGLSGFFSKDKIIEAAFAKGGTEGWILGAVTLLGAAITAYYMTRVMLMTFFGEKRWQADEKGEQPHPHESPRSMTIPMILLAFGSVFAGGFFSIGDRFVNWLEPVTNFEHGHPPISAGAITTATVAVMVVGVGLAYLQYGRRPVPVVAPRGSLLTRAARRDLLQDDFNHAVFVRGGTHLTRSLVYVDHSLVDGVVNGTAASVGGLSGRLRKLQNGYARSYAVSMFGGTAVLIAATLLMRAV
- the nuoK gene encoding NADH-quinone oxidoreductase subunit NuoK, coding for MNPVNYLYLAALLFTIGAVGVLIRRNAIVVFMCVELMLNACNLAFVTFSRMHGNLDGQIIAFFTMVVAAAEVVVGLAIIVSVFRARHSASVDDASLMKL